From Micromonospora sp. NBC_01699, a single genomic window includes:
- a CDS encoding M24 family metallopeptidase, giving the protein MRLDDLYPPQRLAAAQRATARAGLDALLLTPGSDLRYLTGYHAHAQERLTCLVLPAQGEPTLVVPALERPAAEASPAPGTGVRIVAHGDGTDPYPLVVAALGGPVGTVGLGNRMWAEQVLALRAALPGSTQRLAGEVLRELRLRKSPAEVAALREAGAAIDSVHARMGRWLRPGRTEAEVGVDIATAIREAGHASVDFVIVAAGPNGASPHHDTSDRPIAPGDPVVVDIGGTMPSGYCSDATRTYVVGADAPADFVDYYRVLYAAQRAAVAAVRPGVPAEAVDAAARDLITDAGYGPEFLHRTGHGIGLDGHEDPYLVTGNGRALEPGMAFSIEPGIYRAGRHGARIEDIVVCTADGVERLNLIPTELVQL; this is encoded by the coding sequence GTGCGCCTAGACGACCTCTACCCACCGCAGCGGCTGGCCGCCGCCCAACGGGCCACCGCCCGCGCCGGCCTGGACGCGCTGCTGCTCACCCCCGGCTCCGACCTGCGCTACCTCACCGGCTACCACGCGCACGCGCAGGAGCGGCTCACCTGCCTGGTGCTGCCCGCCCAGGGCGAGCCGACGCTGGTCGTACCGGCCCTGGAGCGGCCCGCGGCTGAAGCCTCCCCGGCCCCCGGCACCGGCGTACGCATAGTCGCGCACGGCGACGGCACCGACCCGTACCCGCTGGTGGTGGCCGCCCTCGGCGGACCGGTAGGCACCGTGGGGCTGGGAAACCGGATGTGGGCCGAACAGGTGCTGGCACTGCGGGCGGCACTGCCCGGCAGCACCCAGCGCCTCGCCGGCGAGGTGCTGCGCGAACTGCGGCTGCGTAAGTCACCGGCCGAGGTGGCCGCGCTGCGCGAGGCCGGCGCGGCGATCGACTCCGTACACGCCCGGATGGGGCGGTGGCTGCGGCCGGGGCGGACCGAGGCCGAGGTCGGCGTCGACATCGCCACCGCGATCCGGGAGGCCGGGCACGCCAGCGTGGACTTCGTCATCGTCGCCGCCGGCCCCAACGGCGCCAGCCCGCACCACGACACCTCGGATCGCCCGATCGCTCCCGGCGACCCGGTGGTGGTCGACATCGGCGGGACCATGCCCAGCGGCTACTGCTCCGACGCGACCCGCACCTACGTCGTCGGGGCCGACGCACCGGCCGACTTCGTCGACTACTACAGGGTGCTGTACGCCGCCCAGCGCGCCGCCGTCGCGGCCGTCCGACCCGGCGTACCGGCCGAGGCGGTGGACGCCGCCGCCCGCGACCTGATCACCGACGCCGGGTACGGGCCGGAGTTCCTGCACCGTACCGGCCACGGCATCGGCCTGGACGGGCACGAGGACCCCTACCTCGTCACCGGCAACGGTCGGGCGCTCGAACCGGGCATGGCCTTCTCGATCGAGCCGGGCATCTACCGGGCCGGGCGGCACGGCGCCCGGATCGAGGACATCGTCGTCTGCACCGCGGACGGCGTCGAACGACTCAACCTCATCCCGACGGAGCTGGTGCAGCTATGA
- a CDS encoding MHYT domain-containing protein, with the protein MTPSASYLLAVLGSVLGLTCTVRVRQAPNARQRAWWLVLAAWAIGGTAIWTMHFMAMLGFSVVGTSIRYDIGITVASAVLAIVTVGIGLFVVGMGRATLPRILVGGLLTGLGVAAMHYVGMNAMRLDGRVEYATGPVIASVVIAVVAATVALWLAVTVRTPLAIIGSALVMGIAVSGMHYTGMSAMSVHLHENMGTLAGAAVSTLLLPIVLTVIFGVVGLVYAVLAAPTEEDRAAVAYLNARMAERG; encoded by the coding sequence TTGACCCCGTCCGCGAGCTACCTGCTCGCGGTGCTCGGCTCCGTGCTCGGCCTCACCTGCACCGTACGGGTCCGGCAGGCGCCGAACGCGCGGCAACGGGCCTGGTGGCTGGTCCTGGCGGCCTGGGCGATCGGCGGGACGGCGATCTGGACCATGCACTTCATGGCGATGCTCGGCTTCTCCGTGGTCGGCACGAGCATCCGCTACGACATCGGCATCACCGTCGCGAGTGCGGTGCTCGCCATCGTGACCGTCGGGATCGGACTGTTCGTCGTCGGCATGGGTCGGGCGACCCTGCCGAGGATCCTCGTCGGTGGCCTGCTCACCGGCCTCGGCGTGGCCGCGATGCACTACGTCGGCATGAACGCCATGCGCCTGGACGGCCGGGTCGAGTACGCCACCGGCCCGGTCATCGCCTCGGTGGTCATCGCCGTCGTCGCCGCGACCGTGGCGCTCTGGCTCGCGGTGACCGTACGCACCCCGCTGGCGATCATCGGTTCCGCGCTGGTGATGGGCATCGCGGTCAGCGGCATGCATTACACCGGCATGTCCGCGATGTCGGTGCACCTGCACGAGAACATGGGCACGTTGGCCGGCGCGGCCGTGTCGACTCTACTGCTGCCGATCGTGCTGACCGTCATCTTCGGCGTGGTCGGGCTGGTCTACGCCGTGCTCGCCGCGCCGACCGAGGAGGACCGCGCCGCGGTGGCGTACCTCAACGCGCGGATGGCCGAACGCGGCTGA
- a CDS encoding 5'-3' exonuclease, protein MTDRRPLLLVDAPSLYFRAYFGIPESAARAPDGSPVNAVRGFLDMIASLIRSRRPDRLVCALDYDWRPAFRVALLPSYKAHRVAPAGGEVVPDTLAPQVPLLLEVLAAIGIPAIGADGYEADDVLGTLSVTQPGPVEVASGDRDLFQLIDDNRGVRLLYCGRGVAKLEDCDDAAVRAKYGVPAAGYADFAALRGDPSDGLPGVAGVGEKTAARLIDRYGSLAGILAALDEPDSGFAPGLRTKLVAAHDYLAVAPQVVRVALDVPLPAVDTRLPTVPADPERLFALAEKWNLAGSCRRLVDALATDR, encoded by the coding sequence GTGACCGACCGACGCCCCCTGCTCCTCGTCGACGCTCCCAGCCTCTACTTCCGGGCCTACTTCGGCATTCCGGAGTCCGCCGCGCGGGCTCCCGACGGCAGCCCGGTCAACGCCGTCCGGGGCTTCCTCGACATGATCGCCTCGCTCATCCGCAGCCGGCGACCGGACCGGCTGGTCTGCGCGCTGGACTACGACTGGCGACCGGCCTTCCGGGTGGCGCTGCTGCCGTCGTACAAGGCGCACCGGGTCGCGCCGGCCGGTGGCGAGGTGGTGCCGGACACCCTGGCCCCCCAGGTGCCGCTGCTGCTGGAGGTGCTGGCGGCGATCGGTATCCCGGCGATCGGTGCCGACGGCTACGAGGCGGACGACGTACTCGGCACCCTGTCCGTCACCCAGCCCGGGCCGGTCGAGGTGGCCTCCGGCGACCGTGACCTGTTCCAACTCATCGACGACAACCGCGGCGTACGGCTGCTCTACTGCGGCCGGGGCGTGGCCAAGCTGGAGGACTGCGACGACGCGGCCGTACGCGCCAAGTACGGCGTGCCCGCCGCCGGGTACGCCGACTTCGCCGCGCTGCGCGGCGACCCGAGCGACGGCCTGCCCGGAGTGGCCGGAGTCGGCGAGAAGACCGCCGCCCGGCTGATCGACCGGTACGGCAGCCTGGCCGGCATCCTCGCCGCGCTCGACGAACCCGACTCCGGTTTCGCACCCGGACTGCGGACCAAGCTCGTCGCCGCCCACGACTACCTCGCGGTCGCCCCACAGGTCGTACGGGTGGCGCTGGACGTGCCACTGCCCGCCGTCGACACCCGGCTCCCGACGGTCCCGGCCGACCCGGAACGGCTGTTCGCACTGGCCGAGAAGTGGAACCTGGCCGGCTCCTGCCGCCGGCTGGTCGACGCGCTGGCGACCGACCGCTGA
- a CDS encoding heme ABC transporter ATP-binding protein has protein sequence MTPPEHLPPGTGPVPIEVRDLRVRLGDRLVLEDVSVDVRAGQLLTLVGPNGAGKSTLLAALCGDLRVADGQIRLQGSPLHRWTPGQLARRRAMLPQRTTLAFPFTAGEVVAMGRAPWAGRPEQAQDDEAIAEAMRLTEIGDLAGRPFPALSGGEQARVALARVLAQRTPILLLDEPTAALDLHHQELVLRVARARARAGHTVVAVLHDLGLAAAYADRIALLADGRLVADGPPDRVLTADRLSAAYRHDIEILPHPRTGTALVLPIRSNEDDR, from the coding sequence GTGACCCCGCCGGAACACCTCCCGCCCGGCACCGGCCCGGTCCCGATCGAGGTACGCGACCTGCGGGTCCGGCTCGGCGACCGGCTCGTCCTGGAGGACGTCAGCGTGGACGTCCGAGCCGGTCAACTGCTCACCCTGGTCGGCCCGAACGGCGCCGGCAAGTCCACCCTGCTCGCCGCGCTCTGCGGTGACCTCCGGGTGGCCGACGGGCAGATCCGGCTCCAGGGCTCGCCGCTGCACCGGTGGACACCCGGCCAACTCGCCCGGCGGCGCGCGATGCTGCCGCAGCGTACGACGCTGGCCTTCCCGTTCACCGCCGGCGAGGTGGTGGCGATGGGCCGCGCACCGTGGGCCGGTCGACCGGAGCAGGCGCAGGACGACGAGGCGATCGCCGAGGCGATGCGGCTCACCGAGATCGGCGACCTCGCCGGCCGCCCGTTCCCGGCCCTGTCCGGCGGCGAACAGGCGCGGGTGGCACTGGCTCGGGTGCTGGCGCAACGTACCCCGATCCTGCTGCTCGACGAACCCACCGCCGCGCTCGACCTGCACCACCAGGAACTGGTCCTGCGGGTGGCCAGGGCACGGGCCCGAGCCGGGCACACGGTGGTCGCCGTGCTGCACGACCTCGGGCTGGCCGCCGCGTACGCCGATCGGATCGCCCTGCTCGCCGACGGCCGACTGGTCGCCGACGGCCCCCCGGACCGGGTACTGACCGCGGACCGGCTCAGCGCGGCGTACCGGCACGACATCGAGATCCTTCCCCACCCCCGCACCGGCACCGCACTGGTGCTGCCGATCCGATCGAATGAGGACGACAGATGA
- the zwf gene encoding glucose-6-phosphate dehydrogenase, whose protein sequence is MDNIPQLAQERNAPPATLVIFGASGDLTRRKLIPAVASLARHNRLPREFALVGVARTAMSDEQFADSALTGQGLGSTPQFEGGIRYVSGGYDDPDTYKRLAETLDQLDAERGTAGNRLFYLSTPAEAFEPVINGLAGAGLNHAGEGSFSRLVIEKPYGRDLATARELDAIVHSSFDEPQVFRIDHYLGKDTVQNVIALRFANSIFQPIWDRSWVDHVQITVAETLGVGTRGGFYESAGAMRDIVQNHVLQVLALSLMEPPASFDAEGLRNEKVKLLQAIRLPTDRDIADLAVRGQYTRGGTRDDLMAGYRDEPGVDPLSRTETYAAMRLNVDNWRWAGVPFYVRTGKRLPARVTEVALQFQRPPHLPIPTDQLTELEADALILRIQPNEGISLRFGAKVPGHSFRVRTASMDFSYDKTFREESPEAYERLLLDALLGDPTLFIRTDEVEQCWRIIDPIIEHWAKDSSPIPTYEAASWGPTDAERLIGRSGRRWRNDVGDF, encoded by the coding sequence ATGGACAACATCCCTCAGCTCGCGCAGGAGCGAAACGCCCCACCGGCGACCCTGGTGATCTTCGGCGCATCGGGTGACCTCACCCGGCGCAAGCTGATCCCCGCGGTGGCCAGCCTGGCTCGGCACAACCGCCTGCCCCGCGAGTTCGCCCTGGTCGGGGTCGCGCGTACCGCGATGAGTGACGAGCAGTTCGCCGACTCCGCCCTCACCGGACAGGGGCTGGGGAGCACCCCGCAGTTCGAGGGCGGGATCAGGTACGTGTCCGGCGGTTACGACGACCCGGACACGTACAAGCGCCTCGCCGAGACGCTCGACCAACTCGACGCCGAGCGCGGGACGGCCGGCAACCGCCTGTTCTACCTGTCGACGCCCGCCGAGGCGTTCGAGCCGGTCATCAACGGTCTGGCCGGCGCCGGGCTGAACCACGCCGGGGAGGGCTCGTTCTCCCGACTGGTGATCGAGAAGCCGTACGGCCGGGACCTGGCCACCGCCCGCGAACTGGACGCCATCGTGCACTCCAGCTTCGACGAGCCGCAGGTCTTCCGGATCGACCACTACCTGGGCAAGGACACCGTCCAGAACGTGATCGCGCTGCGCTTCGCCAACTCGATCTTCCAGCCGATCTGGGACCGGAGCTGGGTCGACCACGTGCAGATCACGGTCGCCGAGACGCTCGGCGTCGGCACCCGGGGTGGTTTCTACGAGAGCGCCGGGGCGATGCGCGACATCGTGCAGAACCACGTCCTCCAGGTGCTCGCCCTGTCGCTGATGGAGCCGCCGGCCTCGTTCGACGCCGAGGGGCTGCGCAACGAGAAGGTGAAGCTGCTCCAGGCGATCCGGCTGCCCACCGACCGGGACATCGCCGACCTGGCCGTACGCGGCCAGTACACCCGGGGCGGCACCCGCGACGACCTGATGGCCGGCTACCGCGACGAGCCCGGCGTCGACCCGCTGTCGCGGACGGAGACGTACGCGGCGATGCGGCTCAACGTCGACAACTGGCGCTGGGCCGGGGTGCCGTTCTACGTGCGTACCGGCAAGCGGCTGCCGGCCCGGGTGACCGAGGTCGCGTTGCAGTTCCAGCGCCCACCGCACCTGCCGATCCCGACCGACCAGCTCACCGAACTGGAGGCGGACGCGCTGATCCTGCGGATCCAGCCGAACGAGGGCATCTCGCTGCGCTTCGGCGCCAAGGTGCCCGGCCACTCGTTCCGGGTGCGTACGGCGAGCATGGACTTCTCGTACGACAAGACGTTCCGCGAGGAGTCGCCGGAGGCGTACGAGCGGCTGCTGCTGGACGCGCTGCTGGGCGACCCGACGCTGTTCATCCGTACCGACGAGGTGGAGCAGTGCTGGCGGATCATCGACCCGATCATCGAGCACTGGGCCAAGGACTCGTCCCCGATCCCCACGTACGAGGCCGCCTCGTGGGGCCCGACGGACGCCGAGCGTCTGATCGGTCGCAGTGGCCGCAGGTGGCGCAACGACGTCGGCGACTTCTGA
- a CDS encoding aldo/keto reductase: protein MEYVRLGGTGLRVSRVCLGMMSYGSPTWRDWVLDEEAALPLVRRAVELGVTFFDTADMYSLGASEEVTGNLLRTLFDRRDDYVLATKVYQPMGDGPNDRGLSRKHVLSSIDDSLRRLGTDHVDLYQTHRWDYDTPIEETMSALHDVVRAGKARYLGASSMYAWQFAKAQHVARVNGWTPFSSMQPHYNLVYREEEREMLPLCLDQGVGVIPWSPLARGVLAGTRGRDGERRTTRAHSDGIADTLYDESDFAVVDAVERIANLRELSPARVALAWLMHQPAVTAPIVGATKPGHVEDAVAAVGVRLGDDERAALEAPYRPHPVKGHS from the coding sequence ATGGAATACGTACGGCTCGGCGGCACCGGCCTGCGGGTGTCGCGGGTCTGCCTGGGGATGATGAGCTACGGGTCGCCGACCTGGCGGGACTGGGTGCTCGACGAGGAGGCCGCACTTCCGCTGGTCCGTCGCGCGGTCGAACTCGGCGTCACCTTCTTCGACACCGCCGACATGTACTCCCTCGGCGCCAGCGAGGAGGTCACCGGCAACCTGCTGCGTACGCTCTTCGACCGCCGTGACGACTACGTCCTGGCCACCAAGGTCTACCAGCCGATGGGTGACGGGCCCAACGATCGGGGCCTGTCCCGCAAGCACGTCCTCTCCTCGATCGACGACTCGCTGCGCCGCCTCGGCACCGACCACGTCGACCTCTACCAGACCCACCGCTGGGACTACGACACCCCGATCGAGGAGACCATGTCGGCGTTGCACGACGTGGTCCGCGCCGGCAAGGCCCGCTACCTCGGCGCCTCCAGCATGTACGCCTGGCAGTTCGCCAAGGCCCAGCACGTCGCGCGGGTCAACGGCTGGACCCCGTTCAGCTCCATGCAGCCGCACTACAACCTCGTCTACCGGGAGGAGGAGCGGGAGATGCTGCCGCTCTGCCTCGACCAGGGGGTGGGCGTCATCCCGTGGAGCCCGCTGGCCCGCGGGGTGCTCGCCGGCACCCGGGGCCGCGACGGGGAACGGCGGACCACCCGGGCCCACTCCGACGGCATCGCCGACACGCTCTACGACGAGTCGGACTTCGCCGTGGTCGACGCGGTCGAGCGGATCGCCAACCTGCGCGAACTGTCGCCGGCGCGGGTGGCCCTCGCCTGGCTGATGCACCAACCCGCGGTCACCGCGCCGATCGTCGGGGCGACCAAGCCCGGCCACGTCGAGGACGCGGTCGCCGCCGTCGGGGTCCGGCTCGGCGACGACGAACGCGCCGCCCTGGAGGCCCCCTACCGGCCGCACCCGGTCAAGGGTCACTCCTGA
- a CDS encoding oxidoreductase, with protein MDDSKWTASRIPDQTGRTFVVTGANSGLGLATSRQLARRGAHVIMAVRDETKGRQAIAELTAAQPDARLELRRVDLADLDSVRAFADRIHADGVSVDVLVNNAGVMMPPRTLSPQGHEIQLAANHLGHFALTGLLLGSLRHHDDPRVVNISSILHRRGRIRFDDLTGARKYSPLAFYAQSKFATTLFGLELDRRLRASGSPVRSVLAHPGYTATNLQSSAPTGLTKLLGGFTNRLLGQDVEVGALPQLYAATDPGAEGGEFIGPDGVGESRGHPTRVRPVASAEDPATAVRFWKLSEELTGVCYDLPAAV; from the coding sequence ATGGACGACAGCAAGTGGACCGCCAGTCGTATCCCGGATCAGACCGGGCGAACCTTCGTCGTCACCGGGGCCAACAGCGGCCTCGGCCTGGCGACCAGCCGACAGCTCGCCCGACGCGGCGCCCACGTCATCATGGCGGTGCGCGATGAGACCAAGGGTCGGCAGGCGATCGCCGAGCTGACCGCCGCGCAGCCGGACGCCCGCCTCGAACTGCGCCGCGTCGACCTCGCCGATCTCGACTCGGTGCGGGCGTTCGCCGACCGGATCCACGCCGACGGCGTATCGGTCGACGTCCTGGTCAACAACGCCGGCGTGATGATGCCGCCGCGTACGCTCAGCCCGCAGGGCCACGAGATCCAGCTCGCCGCCAACCATCTCGGCCACTTCGCGCTCACCGGTCTGCTGCTGGGCAGCCTGCGCCACCATGACGATCCCCGGGTGGTCAACATCAGCTCGATCCTGCACCGTCGGGGTCGCATCCGCTTCGACGACCTGACCGGCGCCCGGAAGTACTCGCCGCTGGCGTTCTACGCCCAGTCCAAGTTCGCCACCACCCTGTTCGGGCTGGAACTCGACCGGCGTCTGCGGGCGTCGGGCAGCCCCGTACGCAGCGTGCTGGCCCACCCCGGCTACACGGCCACCAACCTCCAGTCCAGCGCACCGACCGGCCTGACGAAACTGCTGGGCGGTTTCACCAACCGGCTCCTCGGCCAGGACGTAGAGGTGGGGGCGCTACCGCAGCTCTACGCGGCCACCGATCCCGGCGCCGAGGGAGGCGAGTTCATCGGCCCGGACGGGGTCGGCGAGAGCAGGGGGCACCCGACGAGGGTGCGGCCGGTGGCGTCTGCCGAGGACCCGGCGACCGCCGTGCGGTTCTGGAAGCTCTCCGAGGAGCTGACCGGCGTCTGCTACGACCTGCCGGCCGCCGTCTGA
- a CDS encoding FecCD family ABC transporter permease, producing MSEPRTVVEPSSRSAVGGGIRSVPSRGRRRRDAMLLAGLGAGLVLICLVAAGTGQVHVSPAEVLGSVLHRLGLPVGPLPSAAQGENALWVVRFPRVSLAVVVGASLGCAGALMQGVFGNPLAEPGVIGVSSGAAVGAAATIVTGVATLGGWTVAAAAFVTGLLTTVVVYAMSRADGRTEVVTLVLTGIAVNAVAGAVLGLLMFFGDADAVRAIAFWQLGSLAQATWGSVAVTLPCAVVGIGAALAAAGRLDLLALGERPARHLGVPVERLRLLMITVTALLAASAVAFTGIISFVGLVVPHLIRLVAGPGHRVLIPASALGGAIIVVAADLAARTLIDYQELPLGVLTAVVGGPCFFWLLRRARNRAGGWA from the coding sequence GTGAGCGAACCCCGTACCGTCGTCGAGCCGTCATCCCGCTCCGCCGTAGGGGGCGGGATCCGATCCGTACCGTCGCGGGGGCGGCGCCGCCGCGACGCGATGCTGCTGGCCGGGCTGGGCGCCGGACTCGTGCTGATCTGCCTGGTCGCCGCCGGCACCGGACAGGTGCACGTGTCACCGGCCGAGGTGCTCGGCTCCGTACTGCACCGGCTCGGCCTGCCCGTCGGTCCGCTGCCCAGCGCCGCGCAGGGCGAGAACGCACTGTGGGTGGTCCGGTTCCCCCGGGTCAGCCTGGCCGTGGTGGTCGGTGCGTCACTGGGCTGCGCCGGCGCGCTGATGCAGGGCGTCTTCGGCAACCCGCTCGCCGAGCCCGGTGTCATCGGCGTCTCCTCCGGCGCGGCGGTCGGTGCCGCCGCCACCATCGTCACCGGCGTCGCCACCCTCGGCGGCTGGACCGTGGCCGCGGCGGCCTTCGTCACCGGCCTGCTCACCACCGTCGTGGTCTACGCGATGTCCCGCGCCGACGGCCGCACCGAGGTCGTCACCCTGGTCCTGACCGGCATCGCGGTCAACGCGGTGGCCGGTGCCGTACTCGGCCTGCTGATGTTCTTCGGCGACGCCGACGCGGTCCGGGCGATCGCCTTCTGGCAGCTGGGCAGCCTGGCCCAGGCCACCTGGGGCAGCGTCGCGGTCACCCTGCCGTGCGCCGTGGTCGGGATCGGTGCCGCCCTGGCCGCCGCCGGCAGGCTGGACCTGCTCGCGCTCGGCGAGCGACCGGCCCGGCACCTCGGTGTGCCGGTGGAACGACTGCGACTGCTGATGATCACGGTAACCGCGCTGCTCGCGGCCTCCGCGGTCGCCTTCACCGGCATCATCAGCTTCGTCGGCCTGGTAGTGCCGCACCTGATCCGGCTCGTCGCCGGCCCCGGACACCGGGTGCTGATCCCGGCCAGCGCACTCGGCGGGGCGATCATCGTGGTCGCCGCCGACCTGGCCGCCCGGACCCTCATCGACTACCAGGAACTACCGCTGGGCGTACTGACCGCGGTCGTCGGCGGCCCGTGCTTCTTCTGGCTGCTGCGCCGGGCCCGCAACCGCGCCGGAGGCTGGGCGTGA
- a CDS encoding biliverdin-producing heme oxygenase — MSDTPTLTEADGLAARLRAATDAAHRAAESTPYITALIAGQIPRAGYAALVAQHYFVYETLEEAAEAMRGDAVAGPFVADELTRLPRLAEDLAFLLGPGWRDRIAPNAATEAYRDRLREVCFTWPAGFVAHHYTRYLGDLSGGAFVAAAVRRTYGFTTDDGTRFYQFEQIPSRGRFKREYRDRLDALALDPAEFERTADEAVIAFELNRELFHHLGAAHPAMQ; from the coding sequence ATGAGCGACACACCCACCCTGACCGAGGCGGACGGTCTCGCCGCCCGGCTGCGCGCGGCGACCGACGCGGCCCACCGCGCCGCCGAGTCGACGCCGTACATCACCGCGCTGATCGCCGGGCAGATCCCCCGCGCGGGTTACGCCGCCCTGGTGGCCCAGCACTACTTCGTCTACGAGACCCTCGAAGAGGCCGCCGAGGCGATGCGCGGCGACGCGGTGGCCGGCCCGTTCGTCGCCGACGAGCTGACCCGGTTACCCCGGCTGGCCGAGGACCTGGCGTTCCTGCTCGGTCCGGGGTGGCGGGACCGGATAGCGCCGAACGCCGCGACCGAGGCGTACCGCGACCGGTTGCGCGAGGTCTGCTTCACCTGGCCGGCCGGGTTCGTCGCCCACCACTACACCCGCTACCTCGGCGACCTCTCCGGCGGGGCGTTCGTCGCCGCCGCCGTACGCCGCACGTACGGCTTCACCACCGACGACGGCACCCGGTTCTACCAGTTCGAGCAGATCCCCAGCCGGGGCCGGTTCAAGCGGGAGTACCGGGACCGGTTGGACGCGCTCGCGCTGGACCCGGCCGAGTTCGAGCGGACGGCGGACGAGGCGGTCATCGCATTCGAACTCAACCGGGAGCTGTTCCACCACCTGGGCGCGGCCCACCCGGCGATGCAGTAG
- a CDS encoding acyl-CoA dehydrogenase family protein, whose translation MTVDRILPTEEAHELLELVTELADRELAPRAADFEARGEFPREVLRTLGRSGLLGLPYPQEYGGAEQPYEVYLQALEILASRWLAVAEAVSVHTLSCYPTVAYGTEQQRKLLPDLLGGDLLGAYCLSEPQGGSDAAALTTRAARDGDHYRVTGTKAWITHAATADFYNVFCRTGGPGADGISCLLAPARGPGIEPQRAERTMGLRSSPVAQIVFDNAPVPVDRLIGREGDGFRIAMAALDSGRLGIAACAVGLAQGALDYAVGYARERQQFGRPIIDFQGLGFMLADMATQVAAARALTLAAARLRDAGRPYRIEAAKAKLFATDTAMRVATDAVQVLGGAGYVADHPVERYFREAKVLQIVEGTNQIQRMVIARSFSR comes from the coding sequence ATGACGGTCGACCGCATCCTCCCCACCGAAGAGGCACACGAGCTGCTCGAACTCGTCACCGAGCTGGCCGACCGTGAACTCGCGCCCCGCGCCGCCGACTTCGAGGCGCGCGGCGAGTTCCCCCGGGAGGTGCTGCGCACCCTGGGCCGCAGCGGACTGCTCGGCCTGCCCTACCCGCAGGAGTACGGCGGCGCCGAGCAGCCGTACGAGGTCTATTTGCAGGCACTGGAGATCCTCGCCAGCCGGTGGCTCGCGGTCGCCGAGGCGGTCAGCGTGCACACCCTGTCCTGCTACCCGACCGTCGCGTACGGCACCGAACAGCAGCGCAAGCTGCTGCCGGACCTGCTCGGCGGCGACCTGCTCGGTGCGTACTGCCTCTCCGAGCCGCAGGGCGGTTCGGACGCCGCCGCGCTGACCACCCGCGCGGCCCGCGACGGCGACCACTACCGGGTGACCGGTACCAAGGCGTGGATCACCCATGCCGCCACCGCCGACTTCTACAACGTCTTCTGCCGGACCGGCGGGCCGGGCGCCGACGGCATCTCCTGCCTGCTCGCCCCCGCCCGTGGTCCGGGTATTGAGCCGCAGCGGGCGGAACGGACGATGGGCCTGCGGTCCTCGCCGGTCGCCCAGATCGTGTTCGACAACGCCCCGGTGCCGGTCGACCGGCTGATCGGCAGGGAGGGCGACGGCTTCCGGATCGCCATGGCCGCGCTCGACTCGGGCCGGCTCGGGATCGCCGCCTGCGCGGTCGGGCTGGCCCAGGGTGCCCTGGACTACGCCGTCGGATACGCCCGCGAGCGGCAGCAGTTCGGCCGCCCCATCATCGACTTCCAGGGACTCGGCTTCATGCTCGCCGACATGGCCACCCAGGTGGCCGCGGCGCGGGCGCTGACCCTGGCGGCGGCCCGGCTGCGCGACGCCGGGCGGCCGTACCGGATCGAGGCGGCCAAGGCAAAGCTCTTCGCCACCGACACGGCGATGCGGGTGGCCACCGACGCGGTGCAGGTGCTCGGCGGTGCCGGCTACGTCGCCGACCACCCGGTCGAACGCTACTTCCGCGAGGCGAAGGTGTTGCAGATCGTCGAGGGGACCAACCAGATCCAACGGATGGTGATCGCCCGCTCGTTCTCCCGTTGA